Genomic window (Lutra lutra chromosome 17, mLutLut1.2, whole genome shotgun sequence):
ttcctactgagtcagccagacacccctgaacatatagttttattttattacttaaaaaaatattttaggggcgcctgagtggctcagtgggttaaagcctctgcttttggctcaggtcatgatcccagggtcctgggatcgagccccgcattgggctctctgctcagcagggagcctgcttcttcctctctctctgcctgcctctctgcctacttgtgatctctgtctgtcaaataaataaataaaatctttttaaaaaattaaaaaaaaagattttatttacttagagaaagagagggggaggtgcagaggaagcaggagagagagtcttaagcagatgcACACTATACACAGAGCTTGAggtggggcttggtctcatgaccctgagattggaacctgagctgaaatcaaggaccagatgcttcactgactgagccacccaggcaaccctgtgCCTGTGGTTTTAACTTATGCAAGTAatatagtgtttttatttaaaataatcagcaCTGTATTTTTCTGATCTAGCCATGTACATGTTATGCGTATCtctaatcagtatttttttaattgcatgatATTCCGTAGTGTGTGTCCCCTGAATGTTGTGTGTTCACTGAGTCTCAGCCAGGAATGCCCACATTGCCTTCCAACTCACCATCTCCATAATAATGGTGCATCCTGGTATATGTTGCTTTGTAGATGAAGGTGGAAATCTCTATTATGTGTACCTAGGACATACTAGAAATGGGAATTTGTAAACCTGATTTGACTTGGTCTTGCCAGATTCCTCCCTGCAATGCTGCTTTGGGCCTGAAACATTGATCAGAACTTTTAACTGTTCCTCAGGATCCGGAAGAGGGTCCTGTGCCCCTCCCAACAACCCCATGAGCAGCAGGACACAAGGGTCCCTGTATCTGTATCCCCACATTGTTGCCAACACATATCTTTTTCCAGCTGTCTGGTCCATTGCTAGTCTGAGAGATGGACAGTTTGATAGACTGCCTTTCTCTGATTATTGTTAAGCCTGAGTGTCTCTCCACATGTTTTTTAGCCTTTCTGATTTGCTCTTCTGAGAATTGCCTCTTCATATGCTTGGCCCATTTTCCTACTGGGGTTactctctttttcttgtctgtttccCAGAGGTCCTTGGGCATTCTAATTGCTTTAAGGCGTTACATATACTCCTCTTATGCCAATCTTGGCATTTCACATTATTTTAGAAACGTATCCACTTCaggttttctaaagattttattttatttttttaaggattttatttatttatttgacagacaaagatcacaagtagacagagaggcaggcagagagagagggggaagcaggctccctgctgagcagagagcccgatgcagggctcgatcccaggaccctgagatcatgacctgagccgaaggcagaggctgaacccactgagccacccaggtgccccaagattttatttttttacatcatCTCTATACGCAACGTGGGACTCGAAATCACAACCCCAGGAGTTGCGTGATTGTACTAACCGAGCCAGTCAGGCTCCCCTACTTCATTCgggttttcaaatttataaatgtaGAGTTCTTaagtatacttctttttttaaaacagccaCTGTCTGttacttctgatttttaatttggtattttatttgCATCTTTTTCTCTTGATTAGATTTGCTAGAGAATTATCTCATTGATTTTGTCAAAGAATGAATGTTAAGTTTTCTGTAATAACTTTTGTTGctctaattcattgatttctgtcaTTATCTTAATTTCTGTCCTTTGCTGGCGGGGGGCAGGTGTTTTGTTGCACCTTGTACAACTTCTTGAGTTAATCCGTGACCACGTTTTTTAACGCCCCCGTTTCCTGACAAACGTACTGAAAGCATAAATTTACTTGTAAACACTGCTTTAGTTGTGTCCCACATTTTGacttgtagttaaaaaaaaacttggtttTGAAATGGTTATTGACTCACAAAAAGTTGCAAAAGTCGTAAAGCCATAAATACTTCCTTCCACTTCCCCTCAGGGATATCTTCTACAACTGCAGTATACAAGCATGAACTTGACATTGGCATAAAACTCTTAACTAGAATATAGACTTTAATTAGTTCTCACCAGATTTTACATGcagtttgtgtgtttgtgtgtgtgtgagacacacacacacacagagagaaatgtaCTATGTTCATTCTTATTCACTTCTAAATACTTTTCAATATCCTTTTCTGAACCAAGAGTTATTTAGTAATATTTCAGTTAACTTCCCTACACACCCCCTTGTTATTCTGATCTTGTTGTCTCTGGGTGGAGAACAGCCTGTGTGACACTGATCCTTTGAGGAAGTCAGCTCTGCTCAGCACCATGTCCAATGGGAGGACCTAAGCAGAAGTGTGAGGGTCATGATGAAAAGCTAATGTGGTGGGTTCAGGGCAGGCTGGAGGGGACACTATGGAGACAGGAAGTCTTGTGTCCCTGAAGGTCACAGGTAGCCTTTGTCACAAAACCTGACAATCAACTTTCTGCTCTAGAAACAGTGACCCAGAGGCAGGTGAACAGAGAATTCAGAGACTGACGAGAACAGAGCTTGATACCTGGATTGATCTTGGTTCTGGATTGACCTCTAGCATCCAGGACCCCaacccaggaccatgggacccCAGCACTTCagccctgtgcatctcttctgCCTCCTAGGGGCCATCTCCACTGTGCCTCGTATGTCCTGTGGGGCTGGACGCTTTGGGACCCCAGAGGGTGGGAGGCTGGATTCACATAACTAGAGGAAGGAGGGCTGGGTATCTGGGTTCCTCAGGGTTCAGGATCTGTGGAGGCCAAGTTCTTGGCTGGCAACTGGGGGGCTGAGAAGGCAATATGAGGGGCCCGTGACTGGAAGGGCATTCTCCCTTTAGGGGCCGCGGCTCTTTTATGCTACGAAGCAACGTCCTCACTCTTCAGAGCTGTTTCTCTTCATGACTGGAAGTGGCTTCTGATGAGGAGCATGGTGTGTAAGCTGAGTGAGGGTTGTGAGGAGACGCTGGTGTTCATCGAGACAGGTGAAGGAAAGTGACTTTgatacattactttttttttttttttggtggctctTCTGACCCCCAGCTCCATTCCCAGCACCCAAGGACTCTGGACTCGAGCTCCAAACAGTTACTCCATTTTATCTTTGGAAATAATGTCAAGACACTGGCAGGAGAGGCCAGGACCTGGCTGGGTGTGGTGTGGGCTGGATAGGAAGGCAAAAAGGAGGTGATCCCAGGTGGATGGGGGGCGATCTgggagagaataaaagaaagggaCACAGGGGAGAGAGGAACAGGGGGATTCTTGTGAGGAGGGGTTggtgaggagagacagagaccccAGACCTGGGATATGAGCCCTGTGCAGCTGCCACGAGTGGACCTCATGGCAAAGTTGGTAATGGGGCAGAGCGAGCTGGAGGGTGGGTGGATGGGCGCAGGGTGGGAGGGTTGGCTCTGGGTTGGCCAACAGCACTGATCGGAGCTCTTTAATCTGTTCCTCAGGGACCAGAAGGGGAGTTGTGGGTTTTAAGGGCTGCAGCCCAGCCTCATCTTACCCCCAGCAAGTCTCCTACCTTGCTTCGCCACCTGGATTGTCCATTGCCTCCTACAGCCGCGTCTGCAGGACATATCTCTGCAATAACCTCACCAGCTTGGATCCTTTTGTGAAACTCAAGGCCAGAACTCCCAAGTCTACAGCATTTTCTCCCCATAGTTGCCCAACCTGTGTGGGCGAGCACTCCAAGGATTGCCTCCCAAATTTTGTCACCACTGATTCCTGCCCCTACGACGCCTCTCAGTGTTACAGTTCCACCTTAAAATTTCAGGCAGGTGAGAAGAGAAACTTGCTTTAGTGCCTTCCCACTCTGCAAGAGTCTGGTGGGCTCCAAGAGGGGATTGGGGCTGCCCGGGCCAGGCACATGAATTCCAAGGCGGAAGGACTAAGGTGGCTGTTACCCAAGTTTCTGGTGAGAGACCCGGTGTCCTGGGTTGGGAGGGGCGTCTGGAAGCAGGGGCAGGGCCCTTGCATCTTGGAAGTGTCCCTGATTCGTCTCTGTCTGCCTTACAGGCTTACTCAATACCACCTTTCTCCTCTTGGGCTGTGCTCGTGGACACCAcaaacttttagaaaattatcACCATATTGGGAACATCAGAGTGACCGAGGTCCTCAACATCTTACAGAAGGCCCAGATTGCTGGCACAGAGCCCTCCAGTTGGAATCCTGCTTGGAGCCTCCTTTCAGGACTTCTGCTGGCCTTCAGGGACTGACAATATAGCTGGACTGCACAAACCCCTTCCCGTTACCCAGTAAAGTCACAGAGTTGCCTTTCTGTCTTGTCCTGTGGTCCGTGAGGGTTGTGGGGGCTCCTGTGGAAGGTGGAAGGTGTGAGGGGAGCCAAACAGACTCTggaagcgggggaggggcaggcagtgggCATTGTGCATGGCGAAgtgagcaggggttggggaggagggtcaCTGGCAAAGTGACAGTCATGCCCAGCAGCCAGGAGGacccccaaaattattttaaagtttttttttaaagatttaaaaaatttttatttatttgactgacagagatcacaaggaggcagagaggcaggcagagagagagggtggaggcaggctccctgctgagcagagagtccaatgcagggctcaatcccgggaccctgggatcatgacctgagccaaaggcggaggctttaactcactgagccacccaggtgcccctaaagttttttttttttttaagtaatctctacccctaGTGTGGGGtgtgaactcatgaccctgagaacaagaaTCGCATGTTcttccaacagagccagccagacacccctcccccaaatatttcatttttccccttcctgtGGTGACCTGAGCTCTAGCCCATTCATCCCCTGACTCAAGAGATCCTGGCCAAATCTCTCCCCttttctgggcctcaatttcctccccATTAAAATGAAAGGcctgggcgtctgggtggctcagtcggttaagtgtctgccctcggctcaagtcataatcccagggtactgggatcgagccctgtattgggcttttctctttccctctgcctgctgctccccctacttgtgctcactcactttctgtcaaataaataaaatcttaaaaaaaaatgaaaggacttATGAATTAGAATTGGGTATCATCtgggtggtttttatttttaatttttaaaagattttatttgttagagagagggagagagaggaagcaggatgtggagaggggcagagggagagagagacagacagactccctgctgagaggggagcctaatgcagggctcaatcccgggatcctgagatcatgatcccaaccGAAATTAAGAGCCCGCCACTTAGctaacagccacccaggtgccccccatttatgctttttttttaaagatttttttatttatatgagagtgagagagattacacaaacagggggagtggagggagaaggagagccggatgtggggctcgatcccaggaccctgggatcataacctgagccacaatcaaaagtcagacacttacctgactgaggcacccaggtgcccccatttataaatttcttgcgcaggggccatgctaatcttctctgtatcgttccaattttagtatatgtgctgccgaagcgagcacgccATTTATAAATTTCTAATGTTCAATGACCCTTGCTTTCCTGGGACAAACGTAAGTTAGTCACGGTGTACTGTTTTTATTCTATACACTATTGGATTTGGTTTGAGAGTATCTTGTTTAGCAATTTTGCATCTTTATTTGTATGATTGGCctggtattttcctttttctgtactTCTGTTGTTGTTCCCATTTCAGTTTAAAGGTTCTACTAGCCTTGGAATAAGTTAGGGGGATATTCCCTCTCTATTCCATGGAGGAATTTCTATGATTTTGAGATGATCTGAATTGAAAGTTCTGTGGAACTCTGATAAAACTTCTcgattggaatttttttctctctttccttaaaatcttttcatatggaatgtgaaaagaaatacaaatttcaaagaaatacaaagagagtTTGTACACAAACATATACAAGTGGACTGTAGCTCACTATACTAGTGAGAATGGTATCGGGAAACTCCAGGCACTCATCTCCAGCTCCAAAGTATCAACTCATGATGAACCTTGTTGTGTCTACCTCCCTTCTACTCCTCCACCCACTGGATTATATGTTACAAATCATATAGTATTGTTTGTAAACACTTTTGTGTGTACTTCAAAAATGTAAGGCCCCgcagttaaaaaaatcaaacttagaGAAAACTTGCAAGACTATGAGAGGGGACTCCCAGATACCTCTCATGCCTATTTACCATGCCCTTTTGTATTCTATCTGTATAGAGCtaaatgtatgcatgtgtatgcacacaaatcattttcattttatatatatatatatgattttttaaaagattttatttatttaagagaaagagagcacatgaatTGGGGGGAGGCACAAAggcggagaagcagactccctgttgagcaaagagcctgatgcaggactcgaacccaggatcctgggatcatgacctgggctgaaggcaaatgcttaaaagACTGAACCACCGAGGCGCCCTAcgtatgattttttaataaaccaATTGAAAGTTATAGGTATCATACTACTTCACCCTCACTACTTCCACCTGTATCTCACCAGAACAAGGATTTTCTCCTATATATCCACCCTACGATTACCAGGCTCCCCCCATTTGATCTTCACACAGCAATATTATCCAATATGCAGTCTCTATTAGCTTCCTgttactgctgtaacaaattaccacgaAGACGGTGGCTTTAAGCAACAGATacttattctcttacagttctggaggtcagaagtccacaGACGGTGGCTTTAAGCAACAGATacttattctcttacagttctggaggtcagaagtccaccTGGGCTTTACTGGGCTATAATAAAGTTATTGGCGGGACCACATTCCTTTTTGGAGATTCTGGGGTTGGATCAATTTTCTTGCCTTCTCCAGTTTCGGGAGTCAGCCCATACTCCTTGACTTGTGGTCTCTtggtgctcaggagggagtcagcttgaggattccacccctccctctccctctgctcctctccccaatTGCAagtgagctctctctccctctctttctcaaataaataaataaatctctaaaaaaaaaaggaagactctAACATTGACACCACTGGATACCAGAAGTAGGAAAAAAGTATGCACTGAAAAAGGtacctgaagaaataatggtcCAAGAAGCTGAGGGAACCCCGAGCACGATAAGCAATCACAGTGAGACACATGCAAACTTCTGGAAActaaagacaagaaagaaaaaagaaaccttgaaaaCAGCCAGAGAAACAACCCATTGCATATGAAGGAACACTGATTGAAGTGATGGTAGGTTTTGTGCCCGACAGCATGGAAGCCAGAAGGAAGTGGCAGGGTTTTCAAGCTGATTACAAATCCTGATCTGGCAAAATGATCTTCAGGAGGAGAGGGGAACTAAGGAAATATTGTGACGAAGGAAAAATATGAGAATTAGTTGCCAGCTGACCTACTATTAATAACCAAGGGAAAAGATGTCCAATTAATTCATCCTTCTCTGTGGCTTAtgtttggtgtcatatctaaaatctaaccaatttactttgttttgaagtcaactctacccccaacatggggctagaactcatggcccccagatcaagagtcacaggctccatCCCCCAAGCCAGACAGGTGCCCATAACCAAACTTACAATAATTGAAAGCAGAGTCAGTTCTCTGAAAATAGGAATCAAACAAGAAATCAGCCAtagaaagacaacagaaaaatttttaacaattgTAAAGCAAGCTACGTATGTGTAAGTAATCTATGGGTCAACAAGGAAGtctcaaaagatattttaaaaatacgtagaattatattaaatacactaaaaaaatcTCCACCACTTGTAGGATGCAACTTATGCTGTGCTGAGAGAGGAATTTGTAGCATGAAATGCTTATAAGAGAGGAAATATCTCAAATCAACAGAGTTCCTACCACAAGAACTAGTAAGAGCAAGAAAATAATAAGAGCAAAGTGAACCCAactaaaagcagaaagaaagaaatagtaaagataagagcacccaggtgaccctcatgTTGGCCACTGTTAGTGGACATAATAGACCTGAGCCCCATGGAAGAGCAGGGCTGAGTCTGTAGCATTAGAGTTGGTTCTGTGGGTGGGATGTGGAAGATGGGGGTGGCCGTGAGAGCcctagcattttcttttcctctgagggGGTTGCAGGGAGATGCAGAAACTCTCAGATGTTGGATTCCACCCTGGGAGATCTTCAGGCCCCTTTTGTCCCTTGGGTGGAATGTTTTCTCTGCTGGGAAGGGCAAGCAGATGGCAAAGGACCCTGAAATCAGACACAGGGCTCAGCCAGGAGCAGCTGGGAACCCAGGGTTCTGCTCAGCCCTgttgcctggggggctcagctggggcTTGGGAAACAGGACCTTGTGCTCAGGGATGCTCCAGGCTGGCTGATGGGTGTGTTTCCAAGGTCATGCACCAAGGGTCCGAAGACACCAATGAAACATTCCTTATTGTAGACAAGAGGGGCCTGGCCCTCAGGGGCTAGGAGGTTCCCCCAGGAGGC
Coding sequences:
- the LYPD4 gene encoding ly6/PLAUR domain-containing protein 4 isoform X1 yields the protein MGPQHFSPVHLFCLLGAISTVPRAAALLCYEATSSLFRAVSLHDWKWLLMRSMVCKLSEGCEETLVFIETGEGTRRGVVGFKGCSPASSYPQQVSYLASPPGLSIASYSRVCRTYLCNNLTSLDPFVKLKARTPKSTAFSPHSCPTCVGEHSKDCLPNFVTTDSCPYDASQCYSSTLKFQAGLLNTTFLLLGCARGHHKLLENYHHIGNIRVTEVLNILQKAQIAGTEPSSWNPAWSLLSGLLLAFRD
- the LYPD4 gene encoding ly6/PLAUR domain-containing protein 4 isoform X2, with amino-acid sequence MGPQHFSPVHLFCLLGAISTVPRAAALLCYEATSSLFRAVSLHDWKWLLMRSMVCKLSEGCEETLVFIETGTRRGVVGFKGCSPASSYPQQVSYLASPPGLSIASYSRVCRTYLCNNLTSLDPFVKLKARTPKSTAFSPHSCPTCVGEHSKDCLPNFVTTDSCPYDASQCYSSTLKFQAGLLNTTFLLLGCARGHHKLLENYHHIGNIRVTEVLNILQKAQIAGTEPSSWNPAWSLLSGLLLAFRD